A DNA window from Vigna unguiculata cultivar IT97K-499-35 chromosome 10, ASM411807v1, whole genome shotgun sequence contains the following coding sequences:
- the LOC114167525 gene encoding probable LRR receptor-like serine/threonine-protein kinase At3g47570 has translation MKRFSLLFWFIYVPLLFHSTCNSKHTVFASESEIDHMALIKFKESISSDPNGILVSWNTSIHFCNWYGITCHPTLGRVTELNLQGHMLKGYISPHIGNLSYTRRFELANNSFYGNIPLEVGRLSQLQIFDVQNNTLVGEIPLNLTHCTQLRSLYLYGNNLKGRIPTEIGLLRNIQFLNFGQNQLTGQIPSSIGNLSSITELFLNNNILKGEIPQEICHLKSLVIVALGINNLSGSFPSCLYNVSSLIRINLVENQFSGPLSPNMFHSLQNLQVLFLANNKFSGPIPPSIANASSLSILGLSLNRFVGRVPSLGKLQDLYHLNLAYNNLGHLPNSLGNLSTQLSKIYLGNNEIYGEIPEAIGNLVGLTLLTMFNNHVDGIIPTTFGKLTMLQALSLLGNKLSGKIEPCIGNLSQLFHLDLRANRFEGSIPPSIGNCQMLHHLDLSLNNLTGTIPPELFNLSSLFSKFDLSRNSLSGSIPDEVGNIHNIIFLDMSNNHISGHIPLGVGKCVMLEYLFLQGNSLQGVIPSSLASLKSITVLDLSQNHLSGSIPNFLQNLSFLQYLNVSFNVLEGEVPTKGVFGNVSVLVVNGNSKLYGGISELHLPPCPVKSEKHAKHHKFRLIVAILSVVVFLIVLSSTFAIYWSRKEGKKPSLNSSTIDQLAKVSYQSLYNGTDGFSTTNLIGCGNFSSVYKGTLELQDRVVAIKVLNLQRKGAHKSFVAECNALKNIKHRNLVQILTCCSSTDYKGQEFKALIFEYMRNGSLEQWLHPTTTSVEQPRTLSLKQRLSIMIDVASALQYLHHECEQPIIHCDLKPGNILLDDDMIAHVSDFGIARLLSTTKGITSKQSSTFAIKGTVGYVAPEYGVGAEVSTYGDMFSFGILMLEMLTGRRPTDEMFEDGQNICNFVAISFPSKLFQILDPRLIPIEENDWNLNPDVEKCLVSLFRIGLACAMESPKERMDVVDVSRELHQIKKAFASCCAWK, from the exons ATGAAGCGTTTCTCtcttttgttttggtttatATATGTTCCCCTGCTTTTCCACTCTACATGCAACTCCAAACACACTGTTTTTGCTTCAGAAAGTGAGATCGATCATATGGCACTTATCAAATTCAAAGAATCAATATCGAGTGACCCAAATGGAATCTTGGTTTCTTGGAACACTTCAATTCACTTCTGCAATTGGTATGGAATCACATGCCATCCCACACTTGGAAGGGTTACTGAGCTGAACTTGCAAGGGCACATGTTGAAAGGGTATATATCTCCTCATATAGGTAATCTCTCTTACACGAGAAGATTTGAACTTGCAAACAACAGTTTCTATGGCAATATCCCACTAGAAGTGGGAAGATTGTCCCAATTGCAGATATTTGATGTTCAAAATAACACATTGGTAGGAGAAATTCCTTTGAATTTGACACATTGTACTCAGCTCAGAAGTTTATATTTGTATGGAAACAATCTGAAGGGAAGAATACCTACTGAAATCGGATTGCTCCGGAACATTCAGTTTTTGAACTTTGGTCAAAACCAGTTAACAGGACAAATTCCATCTTCCATCGGGAATCTTTCTTCAATAACAGAACTCTTTCTTAATAATAACATCTTAAAAGGAGAAATTCCACAAGAAATATGTCATCTCAAAAGCTTGGTGATTGTAGCTTTAGGTATTAACAATCTGAGTGGATCATTTCCCTCCTGTCTTTACAATGTGTCATCTCTTATTCGAATTAATTTAGTGGAAAATCAATTTAGTGGCCCTCTTTCACCCAACATGTTCCACTCCCTCCAAAATCTCCAAGTACTTTTCCTTGCTAACAACAAATTCTCAGGTCCAATCCCACCTTCCATTGCAAATGCATCCAGTCTTTCAATCCTTGGTCTCTCTTTAAACCGTTTTGTGGGAAGAGTTCCAAGTCTTGGAAAACTACAAGATCTTTATCACCTAAATTTGGCTTATAACAATTTAG GTCATTTGCCAAATTCTTTGGGAAATTTGTCCACCCAACTAAGTAAAATATATCTCGGAAACAATGAGATATATGGAGAAATCCCTGAGGCAATAGGAAATTTAGTTGGCTTAACTCTCTTGACAATGTTTAATAACCACGTTGATGGGATTATCCCAACAACTTTTGGGAAGTTAACAATGCTTCAAGCGTTAAGCTTACTGGGAAACAAGTTATCTGGAAAGATAGAACCCTGCATTGGAAACTTAAGTCAATTGTTTCATTTGGACCTACGCGCAAATCGGTTCGAAGGGAGTATTCCTCCAAGTATAGGAAATTGTCAAATGCTACATCATTTAGATCTTTCACTGAACAATCTCACAGGAACCATTCCACCAGAGCTTTTTAATCTTTCCTCTCTATTTAGCAAGTTCGATTTGTCACGTAACTCATTGAGTGGTAGTATACCAGATGAAGTGGGAAATATACACAATATTATCTTTCTAGATATGTCAAACAATCATATATCTGGTCACATTCCTCTTGGTGTTGGAAAATGCGTAATGTTAGAGTACCTCTTTTTGCAAGGGAATTCTTTACAAGGAGTCATACCATCTTCTTTGGCATCACTTAAAAGCATTACAGTTTTGGACCTCTCACAAAACCATTTGTCTGGATCAATTCCAAATTTCCTGCAAAACCTTTCTTTCTTGCAGTATTTGAATGTATCTTTTAACGTATTGGAAGGTGAAGTACCCACTAAAGGTGTCTTTGGAAATGTAAGTGTATTGGTGGTGAATGGAAACAGTAAGCTTTATGGAGGTATTTCTGAATTGCATCTACCACCATGCCCTGTTAAAAGTGAGAAACATGCAAAACACCACAAATTCAGATTGATAGTGGCGATATTAAGTGTAGTTGTTTTTCTCATTGTACTATCATCTACCTTTGCTATCTATTGGTCGAGGAAAGAGGGGAAGAAACCTTCCCTTAATTCATCAACAATTGACCAACTGGCTAAAGTTTCCTACCAAAGCTTGTACAATGGAACTGATGGGTTCTCAACTACAAACTTGATAGGGTGTGGGAATTTCAGTTCTGTCTACAAAGGAACTCTTGAGCTCCAAGACAGAGTTGTTGCCATAAAGGTTCTAAACCTGCAAAGAAAAGGAGCTCACAAGAGCTTCGTGGCCGAATGTAATGCactcaaaaatattaaacatcGAAATCTTGTTCAGATTTTGACATGTTGTTCCAGCACAGATTATAAAGGTCAGGAATTCAAAGCTTTGATCTTTGAGTACATGAGAAATGGAAGCTTAGAGCAATGGTTGCATCCTACCACAACAAGTGTTGAGCAGCCAAGAACATTGAGCCTTAAGCAAAGATTAAGTATCATGATTGACGTAGCTTCTGCATTACAATATCTTCATCATGAATGTGAGCAACCGATCATTCATTGTGATTTGAAGCCAGGCAATATCCTTCTTGATGATGACATGATTGCTCATGTAAGTGATTTTGGCATAGCAAGACTTCTCTCAACAACCAAAGGTATTACCTCCAAACAATCAAGTACATTTGCAATAAAGGGGACCGTTGGCTATGTTGCTCCAG AGTATGGAGTGGGTGCTGAAGTGTCAACTTATGGCGACATGTTCAGCTTTGGAATTCTGATGTTGGAAATGCTTACCGGGAGAAGACCAACAGATGAAATGTTTGAAGATGGTCAAAATATTTGTAACTTCGTTGCAATTTCATTTCCCAGtaaactttttcaaattttagatcCGCGACTTATTCCAATTGAGGAAAATGATTGGAATCTGAATCCAGATGTTGAGAAGTGCCTAGTTTCACTTTTTAGGATTGGACTTGCCTGTGCCATGGAATCACCAAAAGAAAGAATGGATGTGGTTGATGTCAGCAGGGAGcttcatcaaattaaaaaagcTTTTGCTA GTTGTTGTGCTTGGAAATGA